The Clostridium aceticum genomic interval TGATAAAGTAAATAGTACCACTGCCAATACCATCATCTACAGTATTGTTGAAACAGCTTAAGTCCTTTTCATTATCTCCAGTATCTATTTGAAAGAGTGCCAAATATAGATATTACTAACTCAAATCAAGTTGATGATCTTCTGCCTTAGTCAAAGTCCATATCTATCAAGGTGTGGACATTTTGATGCTTACCTCTCTAGAGCCTGACATCCATTATTTTATATTCTACCGCAGAGTTCCCTGCCCTTAGACCAATCTTCGGAGCAAGAAAACTACCTCCAGAGGCATTACTAATTGATAGGCTCTATAAATAACAGAGGAAAACTACTTCACTTGCAAACTCTGAGACATTATGTATAGTTCTACATAAAAGACATACCCATGCTACAATGTTGCTGGAAGCTGGAGCAAATATTAAGGAGATCCAAAAATGTCTAAGGCATAGTAGACTTGCCACCATGATGGATACTTACTCCCTTATTAGCAGCAAACTAAAACAGGATAGTGTGAATCGTTTTGAAAGCATCACCAAATGATTTGCCACCCATTTAGAAAAAGCAGTGGAAAATGGGTGGCATGGTGACAAATTTTAAGTTGTTTGACCTCTAAGACCCTTCTAAATCCCAGATAGTTTAGCGATGGTTTCCACATGGGCTTTGATAGGCAGATGATAATATTTTGCGGAATAAATAAGGAATCCCCCTTCATTAATCTAAGATAGCACTATAAGTTGCTATACATATTAAGACTATTCTCTATTATTATATTTCCTGTTTAATAAGGGCTTCCAGCCATTACTTTCACTCCATAAAACAAAGGGACAATAATTTGGTATATTTCTATAAGCCATAGAAAATGATCTAAATCCTAAAGTAGCTAATTTTTCATACCCTAAAAGCCTTAACTATTTTTCGTTATTATTATTGTAGTAATGATTCTATTATTGTATATAATAGTATTTACCCGATGGTTTATAGGCTATTAACTATGTGCTTTTTCCATTTCTCTTTCTACACTCTTATAGTCATAATCTTGTTGTCGATGAAAGCGATAGAGACCCAAAGAGTTCAATACAACGATAATAGCACCTAAGTTATGGATAATAGCTGCCATTACAGGTCCAATCCATCCATAAACCGCTGCAATTAATGCAAATACGTTAATACCATTAGCCAACCATAGGTTTGTTTTAATAGTGGTAACTGTACGTTTGCTTAATTGTAAAGCTAGTGGAATTTTTTCAATAGCATCTGATAGAAGAGCTATATCTGCCGCTTCGATTGCCACATCCGTCCCTGTTTTACCCATTGCTACGCCAACATCCGCTTGCATCAGGGCAGGAGCATCATTAATACCATCCCCAATCATTAGCACTTTTTTTCCAACGCTTTGAAGTT includes:
- a CDS encoding tyrosine-type recombinase/integrase, with the translated sequence MVLHKRHTHATMLLEAGANIKEIQKCLRHSRLATMMDTYSLISSKLKQDSVNRFESITK